In a genomic window of Rickettsia felis URRWXCal2:
- a CDS encoding Transposase, producing MIFLGYPEEIRKIIYTTNAVESVNSQLRKVTKNKRVFPNDNAVFKSLYLAIDYMTKKWSMPIPNWNAAMAHFLIKFDERI from the coding sequence ATGATTTTCTTAGGATACCCTGAAGAAATACGGAAAATAATTTATACAACAAATGCTGTGGAATCTGTTAATAGTCAACTCCGAAAAGTCACAAAAAATAAACGTGTTTTTCCAAATGATAATGCTGTTTTTAAAAGCTTATATTTGGCAATTGATTACATGACCAAAAAATGGTCCATGCCCATACCAAATTGGAATGCGGCTATGGCTCATTTTTTAATAAAATTTGACGAAAGAATCTAG
- a CDS encoding Ankyrin repeat, which yields MHHLIDQLKSKNNIFYIRALVPMIVLCVLLISKTVYGYDTKLEHLCKAISNNNIDLVKQAQQKSQYNQRCIQERETPLILAISNNNIKVVQMLLDFGVDIEQEGRYGGAALYNAICHDTNIVKLLIKHGANINKRLSEGSRETPLIKATKCFENGSIANTEHIKILLKYGADINAKDVNGITALKMAEMQNDQSAINLLRSSGKK from the coding sequence ATGCATCACTTAATTGATCAACTTAAATCTAAAAATAATATTTTCTATATAAGAGCACTAGTACCAATGATCGTGCTTTGTGTTTTATTAATTAGTAAGACAGTTTATGGATATGATACAAAATTAGAGCATTTATGTAAGGCTATCAGTAATAACAATATAGACCTCGTAAAACAGGCTCAACAAAAATCACAATATAATCAACGATGTATCCAAGAGCGTGAAACACCTTTGATATTAGCCATCAGCAACAATAATATTAAAGTAGTACAAATGCTATTAGATTTTGGAGTTGATATAGAACAAGAAGGACGATACGGTGGAGCAGCTCTATATAATGCTATTTGTCATGATACAAATATAGTGAAATTACTAATAAAGCATGGTGCAAATATAAATAAACGCCTATCTGAGGGTAGTAGAGAAACGCCTTTAATAAAAGCTACTAAGTGTTTTGAGAATGGTAGTATCGCTAACACAGAACATATTAAAATATTGCTTAAGTATGGAGCTGATATAAATGCGAAAGATGTAAATGGTATTACAGCATTAAAAATGGCTGAGATGCAAAATGATCAAAGTGCAATCAATTTATTACGTTCCTCTGGCAAAAAGTAA
- the tnpR gene encoding TnpR resolvase (Plasmid encoded site-specific recombinase) has product MRLFGYARVSTNQQLLDLQIKRLKDAGVKESRIFHDKATGSNLDRAGLNNLLHKVEEGDVILITKLDRLGRDTADMINLVNQFANIGVAVRFLDDGISTEGSTGKMVITILSAIAEAERARILERTNEGRLEAKTKKVLSLVATVL; this is encoded by the coding sequence ATGAGATTATTTGGCTATGCTAGGGTATCAACCAATCAGCAACTTTTAGACCTACAGATAAAACGTTTAAAAGATGCTGGGGTAAAAGAATCAAGAATATTCCATGACAAAGCAACAGGTAGTAACTTAGACAGAGCAGGGCTAAATAACTTATTGCATAAGGTAGAAGAAGGGGATGTAATATTGATTACCAAGTTAGATCGTTTAGGCAGAGATACTGCCGATATGATTAACTTAGTTAATCAGTTTGCTAATATAGGTGTAGCTGTGCGTTTTCTTGATGATGGTATTAGTACGGAAGGCAGTACGGGAAAAATGGTTATTACAATCCTAAGTGCAATAGCAGAGGCCGAGAGAGCACGGATACTTGAAAGAACTAATGAAGGCAGGTTAGAGGCCAAAACTAAAAAGGTATTAAGTTTGGTCGCAACCGTATTATAG
- a CDS encoding Conjugative transfer protein TraA_Ti (Possible nickase and helicase activities) — protein sequence MHTHSHIQRSKGQNAVAKAAYISASKLVYKTTCHETGEEISITFDFTQKQGVIYSKIFVPEGFEDAAWLQDREQLWNGAEAREKERILGLHQK from the coding sequence TTGCATACGCATTCGCATATACAAAGAAGCAAGGGACAAAATGCTGTTGCTAAAGCTGCATATATTTCTGCTAGTAAATTAGTATATAAAACTACCTGTCATGAAACTGGTGAGGAAATAAGTATAACCTTTGATTTTACACAAAAGCAAGGAGTGATATATAGTAAGATATTTGTGCCTGAAGGCTTTGAAGACGCTGCATGGCTACAAGATAGAGAACAGTTATGGAACGGAGCAGAAGCAAGAGAAAAAGAGCGGATTCTAGGACTGCATCAGAAATAG
- a CDS encoding Putative conjugative transfer protein TraD_F (Putative coupling protein), whose product MLRITTYSSNSEFAKAFENTAVAGMINNSAPETSTGVQATLSKNIAALKHLAPIRDFSIRQWCNDEENKSWLFLTALPSQRATLSPLLSAWISVALKSLMSRDIGSTVENLWFIMDELPALGKINSLNTALAESRKYGGCFVAGIQNIFQLDKIYGSAAANDLLDLFNSKFIFRVGDQQTAHRSAMMLGEQEIRKTQESLSYGSNTIRDGVNINTIEQKKMQVLPAEIMSLPNLSCFVKLAGHYPISKLKMKWQN is encoded by the coding sequence TTGCTCCGAATCACTACATATTCAAGTAACTCAGAATTTGCCAAAGCATTTGAGAATACTGCAGTTGCAGGAATGATAAATAACTCAGCTCCTGAGACTTCTACTGGCGTACAAGCAACGCTTAGCAAGAATATCGCAGCTTTAAAGCATCTAGCCCCCATAAGGGATTTTTCAATTAGACAGTGGTGTAATGACGAAGAAAACAAAAGCTGGTTATTTTTAACGGCACTTCCTAGCCAAAGAGCAACACTTAGCCCTTTATTATCTGCTTGGATTAGTGTGGCTTTAAAGTCATTAATGAGCAGAGATATAGGAAGCACAGTAGAGAATCTTTGGTTTATTATGGATGAGCTGCCTGCTCTTGGTAAAATCAATAGCTTAAATACAGCTCTTGCAGAAAGCAGAAAATATGGCGGATGCTTTGTTGCAGGTATTCAGAACATATTTCAGCTTGATAAAATATATGGCTCTGCTGCAGCTAATGATTTACTTGATTTGTTTAATTCAAAGTTCATTTTTCGTGTTGGCGATCAGCAAACAGCACATAGATCGGCAATGATGCTAGGTGAGCAAGAAATACGCAAAACCCAAGAAAGTCTATCGTATGGCTCAAACACCATAAGAGATGGTGTTAATATCAATACTATAGAACAAAAGAAGATGCAGGTATTACCTGCTGAAATCATGTCTCTACCTAACTTATCGTGTTTTGTAAAGTTAGCGGGACATTATCCGATTTCTAAATTGAAGATGAAATGGCAGAATTGA
- a CDS encoding DNA polymerase III, epsilon subunit-like protein (Putative 3'-5' exonuclease): MKHYWTKDHKYYRLTTQANLFGTTDLICSWGSLHSNKGNYKVIHCNSPYDMDKNIKRITRIRKARGYQHTLPMQEVSNTAGKDFKYNNLEQIADILSISDQYKVIKRYTKPNFYHLPDNTPKQIGIFLDTETTGLSHEKDKILELGMVKFEYTEDGRIYQIVDELNQYQDPQQPIPLRITELTGITDEMVQGKAIDQEAVTQFLENVDIIIAHNASFDRPFFDKMFLHLPPKAWGCSRADIDWKAEKIESHKLEYLAYKYNFFYEGHRAVTDCLAGLHLLAQTLPIAKQPVLKQLLVNCNKTRFKIWAKNAPYDTKDLLKARGYRWSTHPQDNYKAWIIEVFEDNLEIELAFLRSDVYSTPYNIPVQTINPVDRFRV, encoded by the coding sequence ATGAAGCACTATTGGACTAAAGATCATAAATATTATAGATTAACTACTCAAGCTAATTTATTTGGTACTACTGACCTTATATGTAGCTGGGGTTCTTTGCACTCTAATAAAGGCAATTATAAAGTTATCCACTGTAACTCACCATATGATATGGATAAGAATATTAAGCGTATTACTAGGATAAGGAAAGCAAGGGGGTATCAGCATACTCTTCCTATGCAAGAAGTATCTAATACTGCAGGTAAAGATTTTAAATATAACAATCTAGAGCAAATAGCTGACATATTAAGTATCTCAGATCAGTATAAAGTTATTAAGCGATATACAAAACCTAATTTTTACCATTTACCTGATAACACTCCAAAACAAATTGGGATATTTTTGGATACTGAAACTACCGGCTTATCACATGAAAAAGACAAAATACTTGAACTTGGCATGGTAAAATTTGAATATACTGAAGATGGACGTATTTATCAAATAGTCGATGAATTGAATCAGTATCAAGATCCACAACAACCTATACCTTTACGAATCACTGAACTAACAGGTATTACTGATGAAATGGTTCAAGGCAAGGCTATAGATCAAGAAGCAGTTACGCAGTTTCTTGAAAATGTTGATATTATTATTGCACACAATGCTTCATTTGATAGACCGTTTTTTGATAAAATGTTTCTACACTTACCACCTAAAGCTTGGGGATGCTCAAGAGCTGATATTGATTGGAAAGCTGAAAAAATAGAAAGCCATAAACTAGAATATCTTGCTTATAAGTATAATTTCTTTTATGAAGGACATAGAGCTGTAACAGATTGTCTTGCTGGCTTGCATTTACTTGCTCAAACATTGCCTATTGCTAAACAACCAGTATTAAAGCAGTTACTTGTTAATTGCAATAAAACAAGATTTAAGATTTGGGCAAAAAATGCTCCTTATGATACAAAAGACTTACTGAAAGCTAGAGGCTATCGTTGGTCTACTCATCCTCAAGATAACTATAAAGCGTGGATAATTGAAGTATTTGAAGATAATCTTGAAATAGAACTAGCATTTTTACGTTCTGATGTTTATAGCACACCTTATAACATCCCAGTACAAACTATAAATCCTGTTGATAGATTTAGAGTTTAA
- a CDS encoding Putative conjugative transfer protein TraD_F (Putative coupling protein), translating into MNIQEQGRFTRGAQIFAHQIRMLTQGITNALTVSLTASCMWLIFRILQKINILSLYYYCIECYVQLKLAVGQYFYDISQIGITFYDVKRQEWIYRSAEDFIHKFWYVTKHGTQITSFGSWLAGSAAFEVLGVFALTMPGITIFFWYRGIKTIGSQKLRGMDYVQASELTKILSKEKVASNIKFAGLPIVKDSERQHILITGTTGTGKTNMLNELLPQIRSNNEKAIIVDMTGSYVNKFYDPSNGDIILNPFDSRTSNWLPWNDIVDTEDFDDLASHFSSNNGMGRASFFDRTAELVLAEALKKYAVSRD; encoded by the coding sequence ATGAACATACAAGAGCAAGGTAGATTCACGCGAGGTGCACAAATCTTCGCACATCAGATTAGGATGCTTACGCAAGGCATCACTAATGCACTCACAGTGAGTCTTACTGCGTCGTGTATGTGGTTAATATTCAGAATCCTTCAAAAAATCAATATCTTAAGCCTATATTACTATTGCATAGAATGCTACGTGCAGCTAAAGCTTGCGGTAGGTCAGTATTTCTATGACATCTCACAGATCGGTATAACATTCTATGATGTAAAAAGACAGGAATGGATATACCGCTCTGCTGAGGACTTCATTCACAAGTTTTGGTATGTAACAAAGCATGGTACTCAGATTACAAGCTTCGGTTCTTGGCTTGCCGGCTCCGCTGCATTTGAAGTACTTGGTGTTTTTGCTTTAACTATGCCTGGTATTACTATCTTTTTTTGGTATAGAGGCATCAAAACAATAGGCAGTCAGAAATTAAGAGGCATGGATTATGTACAAGCTTCTGAGCTTACCAAAATCCTATCCAAAGAAAAAGTAGCATCTAATATTAAGTTTGCAGGACTTCCTATTGTTAAGGATAGTGAAAGACAGCATATACTAATTACTGGTACTACCGGCACTGGTAAAACCAATATGCTTAATGAGTTATTGCCTCAAATACGAAGCAATAATGAAAAAGCTATCATTGTTGATATGACAGGATCATATGTTAATAAATTCTATGATCCAAGTAATGGCGATATCATCCTGAATCCTTTTGATTCACGCACCTCTAATTGGCTACCTTGGAATGATATAGTAGATACAGAGGATTTTGATGATCTTGCAAGTCACTTTTCAAGTAATAATGGTATGGGACGAGCTAGCTTCTTTGATAGAACTGCTGAATTAGTACTTGCAGAAGCTTTAAAGAAATACGCAGTAAGTAGAGATTAA
- a CDS encoding Transposase, giving the protein MNNKNIPKDYSEVSVADTKASNRHHEQVDLDSHNTSERPRHDALIRKALENPLVAKEFFEMHLPKEIKAMFSSHTLKMEKESFVEADLKHSISDILFSAKFKDNTGYLWVLLEHQSTPDHFMAFRLFKYMTDIASRHLTLNPKSKHLPFVYPLVFYNGKKKYNAPKNIWDLCQHKELMQDIWTKDHKVVNVHDIPDEELKKKAWAGILQFFMKHIHERDLLKRWYEVADLLPEFAKLNIGIDYLELILTYTLIKIEKSDKIELEKLLKSRLNTEQGEKLMTSLAHHWEQQGVEKGMQIGEAKGMQIGRNEGKHEKTIEVAKNMLSNNYSIPEVSRITGLSIAEINDLLKS; this is encoded by the coding sequence ATGAATAACAAAAATATACCAAAAGATTATAGCGAAGTAAGCGTAGCCGACACTAAAGCAAGTAATCGTCACCATGAGCAAGTAGACTTGGATAGTCACAACACTTCCGAGCGTCCAAGGCATGATGCTCTTATTCGCAAAGCTCTAGAGAACCCACTAGTTGCCAAAGAGTTCTTTGAGATGCATCTGCCAAAAGAAATTAAAGCTATGTTCTCTTCTCATACTCTGAAGATGGAGAAAGAAAGCTTTGTTGAAGCAGATCTAAAGCACTCTATATCTGATATCCTATTCTCAGCTAAGTTTAAAGATAATACTGGATATCTTTGGGTTCTACTAGAGCATCAAAGTACTCCTGATCACTTCATGGCTTTTAGGCTATTTAAGTATATGACGGATATTGCATCAAGGCATTTAACTCTTAATCCTAAATCTAAACATCTGCCTTTTGTATATCCATTAGTGTTCTACAATGGCAAAAAGAAATATAATGCTCCAAAGAATATCTGGGATCTATGCCAGCATAAAGAACTAATGCAAGATATTTGGACTAAAGACCATAAGGTAGTAAATGTTCATGATATTCCTGATGAAGAATTAAAGAAGAAAGCTTGGGCAGGAATACTACAATTCTTCATGAAACATATCCATGAAAGAGACTTACTTAAAAGATGGTATGAGGTAGCTGATCTATTACCTGAATTTGCCAAACTTAATATTGGTATTGATTACCTAGAACTGATATTAACCTATACATTGATTAAGATTGAGAAATCTGATAAAATAGAGTTAGAAAAATTATTAAAATCTCGTCTTAATACCGAACAAGGAGAAAAACTTATGACTAGCTTAGCTCATCATTGGGAACAACAAGGTGTAGAAAAAGGCATGCAGATTGGAGAAGCTAAAGGCATGCAGATTGGTAGAAATGAAGGAAAGCATGAAAAAACTATAGAAGTAGCTAAAAATATGCTTTCTAATAATTACTCTATTCCTGAGGTTTCTCGTATTACTGGTTTGTCTATCGCTGAAATTAACGATCTCCTTAAATCTTAA
- the traD_Ti gene encoding Conjugative transfer protein TraD_Ti, whose translation MSLASLYMRMRMQLQKAVAFDRKSDARKKIMLGGLFVKAGLDYLHPDNAHILYGMLLDCKEQLIINPKIIDKWKSKGQQLLKKSI comes from the coding sequence TTGTCCCTTGCTTCTTTGTATATGCGAATGCGTATGCAATTACAAAAAGCAGTAGCCTTTGATCGTAAATCTGACGCTAGAAAAAAGATTATGCTAGGCGGATTATTTGTTAAAGCAGGTCTTGATTACTTACATCCTGATAATGCTCATATTCTTTACGGAATGTTACTTGATTGTAAGGAGCAATTAATCATTAATCCGAAGATTATTGATAAGTGGAAAAGTAAAGGTCAGCAGCTACTTAAAAAAAGTATTTGA
- a CDS encoding Conjugative transfer protein TraA_Ti (Possible nickase and helicase activities): protein MERSRSKRKRADSRTASEIEFSLPREVSKELNISLVEKYVNEYIVARGVVCDVNIHYDNPDNPHVHIQYLTRKLERLENGEVVLGKTKNRELESTKFLYFLRDRCEIEINKVYEEAGLPYRVTAKSFETLGIDQIPKLHIGPAHHMPATELEAKNKEIIAENAKKIYESPEIVFGRISYTKPVFTKEDIAIALSDALMVHLVSKGSDIAKEQEAIRAFGKGLVNEQAGDGNTEQNIVNDAVGTAAGGGAENTDSSQVKETTNNPAIEHLNKEYGEEFLRLYNQLLVSDKIELMDQKDLMGRTLYSLKSRVNLERRYVSAIEELNTKGEHKLNILDNTIGERNSLKEQIGDLVNVVGANLQNKFNDKLGSGLGLKLNVFGSKKHAFSDEQIKAILSVCSGSDISVLEGNPGAGKTFVMKEIVRQYKAAGFKVVGTGPSSVSAKVLSRNAGIKADNTSLLRKKIVESKGGDFKIDLSSKYYEEEEYLKSIGCDSILNFLRSDVLDSKTVLIVDEASMIELANMDYLAHEVLRSKAKLVLVGDNNQFTAVGMTGAFNKARKIAGGVKLTEVRRQERVEYRQATRAMGRFAMQEAIEIYRKLDVFNIKDNEQEAKTSLVTSFAKEYTEQIDNLKRDDLIAIRSIAIGAYTNEKVADNTRVRSELKHSGALKGTEVQISSGGRMLSLMKGDRIVFEENSLRYGISNGEVGTILSVKPSVKSFSGGASSKGESDGDGLLKILVHKADGSKDIINIDTASDAANNKWRIKLNHGYALTGYKLQGETVDRMHVYFDRSIGYEAFLVLMSRHREEVKLHASAEELENIVYQRLDSDVEKVRNQFKINSYEMRDETRINSAGEEYTVQVKEEIPNWLIGLTLAVSRRANNSFAIDYGKGGTLEGSQLIIKEYLEARG, encoded by the coding sequence ATGGAACGGAGCAGAAGCAAGAGAAAAAGAGCGGATTCTAGGACTGCATCAGAAATAGAATTTTCACTACCACGTGAAGTAAGTAAGGAACTAAATATTAGTTTGGTAGAAAAATATGTGAATGAGTATATAGTCGCAAGAGGAGTTGTATGTGATGTAAATATTCATTACGATAATCCTGATAATCCACATGTACATATTCAATATTTAACTAGAAAATTAGAGCGATTAGAGAATGGCGAAGTAGTACTTGGAAAAACAAAAAATAGAGAATTAGAAAGTACGAAGTTTTTATATTTTTTGCGGGACAGGTGCGAGATAGAAATCAACAAAGTATATGAGGAAGCAGGGTTACCATATAGAGTAACAGCTAAGTCATTTGAAACGCTTGGAATAGATCAAATACCAAAGCTTCATATAGGACCAGCTCATCATATGCCTGCAACTGAGCTTGAAGCAAAAAACAAAGAGATCATAGCTGAGAATGCAAAGAAGATATATGAGAGTCCTGAAATAGTATTTGGTCGCATTTCGTACACGAAACCAGTGTTTACTAAAGAAGATATAGCTATAGCATTATCTGACGCTCTAATGGTGCATTTAGTATCAAAAGGAAGTGATATTGCAAAAGAGCAAGAGGCTATTAGAGCATTTGGTAAGGGCTTAGTAAATGAGCAAGCAGGTGATGGAAATACAGAACAAAATATAGTGAATGATGCAGTAGGAACTGCGGCAGGAGGTGGAGCAGAGAATACAGATAGTAGCCAAGTAAAAGAGACCACTAACAACCCAGCTATCGAGCATTTAAACAAGGAATATGGCGAGGAGTTTTTACGGCTTTACAATCAGCTACTTGTATCTGACAAGATAGAGTTGATGGATCAGAAAGATTTGATGGGAAGAACGCTATATTCCCTAAAATCAAGAGTAAATCTAGAACGTCGTTATGTATCTGCTATAGAGGAGTTAAATACTAAAGGCGAACATAAGCTGAATATTTTAGATAACACTATTGGAGAGAGAAACAGTCTTAAGGAACAAATAGGTGATTTAGTAAATGTAGTAGGAGCAAACCTACAAAATAAGTTTAATGATAAGCTAGGCAGTGGTTTAGGCTTAAAGCTTAATGTTTTTGGCAGCAAGAAGCATGCATTTAGTGATGAGCAAATCAAAGCAATCCTCTCAGTCTGTAGTGGCTCTGATATTAGTGTACTTGAAGGAAATCCCGGAGCTGGTAAGACTTTTGTGATGAAAGAGATAGTGCGTCAGTACAAAGCGGCAGGATTTAAGGTAGTAGGTACTGGACCAAGTAGTGTATCTGCTAAGGTTTTAAGTCGTAATGCTGGAATTAAGGCAGATAATACGAGTTTGCTACGTAAGAAAATCGTAGAGTCCAAAGGAGGCGACTTTAAGATAGATTTAAGCAGCAAATATTATGAGGAGGAGGAATATTTAAAATCTATTGGTTGTGATTCGATTTTGAACTTTTTACGTTCTGATGTACTTGATAGTAAGACTGTATTGATCGTTGATGAGGCAAGCATGATTGAGCTTGCTAATATGGACTATCTAGCTCACGAGGTCTTAAGGTCTAAGGCAAAGCTAGTACTTGTTGGAGATAACAACCAGTTTACAGCTGTTGGTATGACTGGAGCGTTTAACAAAGCACGTAAGATTGCAGGAGGAGTTAAGCTTACTGAAGTAAGAAGACAGGAAAGAGTAGAGTACAGGCAGGCGACGAGAGCTATGGGACGCTTTGCCATGCAGGAAGCCATTGAGATATATAGAAAATTAGACGTATTTAACATTAAGGATAATGAGCAGGAAGCTAAAACTAGCTTAGTTACGTCATTTGCTAAAGAATATACTGAGCAGATAGATAATCTTAAGAGAGATGATTTAATAGCGATTAGAAGTATAGCAATTGGAGCATATACGAACGAGAAGGTAGCTGATAACACAAGAGTAAGAAGTGAGCTAAAGCATAGCGGAGCATTAAAGGGAACTGAAGTACAAATTAGCAGTGGCGGGCGAATGCTGTCGCTGATGAAAGGCGACCGAATAGTATTTGAAGAGAATAGTTTAAGATACGGGATTAGTAATGGAGAAGTAGGAACAATATTATCAGTCAAGCCTTCGGTTAAATCGTTTAGTGGTGGTGCGAGTAGTAAAGGTGAGAGTGATGGCGACGGATTACTTAAAATATTAGTCCATAAAGCAGATGGCTCAAAGGATATAATAAATATTGATACTGCTTCTGACGCTGCAAATAATAAGTGGAGGATTAAATTAAATCATGGATACGCATTAACTGGTTACAAGTTACAAGGTGAGACGGTAGACCGAATGCATGTATATTTTGACCGCTCTATTGGATATGAGGCGTTTTTGGTGCTCATGTCACGTCATAGAGAAGAGGTTAAGCTTCATGCGTCCGCAGAGGAGCTTGAAAATATAGTGTATCAGCGTCTTGATAGTGATGTAGAGAAAGTTAGAAATCAGTTCAAGATTAACAGCTATGAGATGCGAGATGAGACGCGTATTAATTCTGCAGGGGAAGAATATACAGTTCAAGTAAAGGAAGAGATACCTAACTGGCTAATCGGCTTAACTCTTGCAGTTAGCAGAAGAGCCAATAATAGCTTTGCAATAGACTATGGAAAGGGTGGTACTTTAGAAGGCAGTCAGCTAATCATCAAGGAGTATTTAGAAGCACGGGGGTGA
- the parB gene encoding ParB-like nuclease domain: MQIVTVDPKDCTRWKYADRGNFEFGDVVELASDIKKNGQIEPVHLRYCKHDPKFTYEIIAGSRRWKACLDAELPLRAVIEDVTDEHAAIIQIKENQGLDICDYSKGMYYTRLLADLSITQGHLAKNLGISRQKLVNYLYFAKIPKEIWDTVGNVTKVTSRTACTIFSLSQKGSKYIEALIECADDIRKGIGATSLETLILSKVKNDIKILSHFPLALDDGTIVGTWKNGDFKLNKDLNINKDKFLKHILKFF; encoded by the coding sequence ATGCAAATCGTAACCGTTGATCCAAAAGACTGCACTAGATGGAAGTATGCTGATAGAGGTAACTTCGAGTTTGGTGATGTGGTTGAGCTTGCGAGCGACATCAAAAAGAATGGTCAAATAGAGCCTGTACATCTTCGCTATTGCAAACATGACCCAAAGTTCACGTATGAGATCATAGCAGGTAGTAGAAGATGGAAAGCATGCTTAGATGCTGAACTTCCGCTTAGAGCCGTAATTGAGGACGTCACTGACGAACATGCAGCAATCATTCAGATTAAGGAAAACCAAGGTCTTGACATATGCGACTATTCAAAAGGAATGTACTATACAAGATTACTTGCGGATTTAAGTATAACGCAAGGACATCTTGCTAAGAACCTTGGCATATCAAGACAAAAACTTGTTAACTACTTGTATTTCGCTAAGATACCTAAAGAAATATGGGATACTGTCGGTAATGTCACTAAAGTAACATCAAGAACAGCTTGCACCATTTTTTCTCTATCTCAAAAAGGTAGTAAATATATTGAAGCTCTAATAGAATGTGCTGACGATATTAGAAAAGGTATTGGTGCTACCTCTTTAGAGACGCTAATACTTTCTAAAGTTAAGAATGATATTAAAATATTAAGCCACTTTCCTCTAGCTCTTGATGATGGCACTATTGTAGGTACTTGGAAAAATGGAGACTTCAAATTAAATAAAGATCTTAATATCAACAAGGACAAGTTCTTAAAACATATTCTGAAGTTCTTTTGA
- a CDS encoding Conjugative transfer protein TraG: MVLPLTCLVGGFKFFQFWCNFTIWVSSWPIFYSLVHCLGMLSLSGKVSVFGGNGMSILSQGSYSEYALNTYATYQMLECLVPPLSWALFKACSHGMSMLAGQFSPLSVASSVAAGIADNNLSMDNVSIGNRTISQQNLAPSLMMADSSLQKALIH; the protein is encoded by the coding sequence ATGGTACTTCCACTAACTTGCCTTGTAGGCGGTTTTAAGTTCTTTCAGTTTTGGTGTAACTTTACAATATGGGTATCATCATGGCCAATATTTTACTCACTAGTGCATTGTTTAGGTATGTTATCATTATCAGGCAAGGTCAGCGTATTTGGTGGTAATGGCATGAGCATCTTGTCACAAGGCTCATATTCTGAATATGCATTAAATACTTATGCAACATATCAGATGCTTGAATGTTTAGTGCCGCCTTTATCTTGGGCGTTATTTAAAGCTTGCTCGCATGGTATGTCTATGCTTGCAGGTCAGTTCTCGCCGCTTTCTGTTGCAAGTAGCGTTGCTGCAGGAATTGCTGATAATAACCTCAGCATGGATAATGTAAGTATTGGTAATAGAACAATATCGCAGCAGAATCTAGCTCCATCTTTAATGATGGCAGACAGTTCATTACAGAAAGCGTTGATACACTGA